The following coding sequences are from one Streptomyces dengpaensis window:
- a CDS encoding tyrosine-type recombinase/integrase — protein MPYFFTSSSHLARHQKALGKLGFDVSQLLSGPAVPEGTPFFVDENMRPVEPMCSYFFDLARHVGSESLRDYAYDLMGLEDFLARVLDPPSDLLSATEADLVAFRRWRTQLAPVPVGPATWRRNRTAINGFYDWAVGTGLLERRPYARRRSGRDALSWGAAADLDVRHLSRAQYVMLHRVGLGGDLPDGSADPGFRRAGRLRNMAGADLAVTTGMRLREFSCLLDMEVPRPCPGAGAVPVALGAIAKYGFARVVMVQQAVLRSLELYRRTERAAQVARSHRVLWRRRAELFVVDDVDERRMRVSGLLHGRRRSFEVVAMPAPLRRIAVLAGERGLEPLGLFVGRGGGVLSASRWQQVFDAAAKRARVLSEAWGGVEMPRRVRLHDLRHTFAVFILRLLTEQVVEDERRRREAGGSGVWLMQHVARSPLLILQRLLGHRDPRSTMKYLRYLEDVSAIVARAVEEWTREDRTFADYALLCAGRDGGGV, from the coding sequence ATGCCTTACTTCTTCACCTCGTCCAGCCATCTGGCCCGGCACCAGAAGGCGCTGGGCAAGCTCGGCTTCGATGTGTCTCAGCTGCTGTCCGGGCCAGCGGTGCCGGAGGGCACGCCGTTCTTCGTGGACGAGAACATGCGTCCGGTCGAGCCGATGTGCTCGTACTTCTTTGATCTCGCCCGGCACGTGGGCTCGGAGAGCCTTCGGGACTACGCGTACGACCTGATGGGGCTGGAGGACTTCCTGGCCCGGGTGCTGGATCCGCCGTCGGATCTGTTGTCGGCGACCGAGGCGGACCTGGTGGCCTTCCGGCGGTGGCGTACGCAGTTGGCTCCGGTGCCGGTCGGGCCAGCGACGTGGCGGCGCAACCGTACGGCGATCAACGGGTTCTATGACTGGGCGGTCGGTACGGGTCTGCTGGAGCGGCGACCGTACGCTCGGCGTCGCAGTGGGCGGGATGCCTTGTCGTGGGGAGCGGCTGCCGATCTGGATGTGCGGCATCTGTCGCGGGCGCAGTACGTGATGCTGCACCGGGTCGGTCTCGGGGGTGATCTCCCGGACGGCAGTGCGGATCCGGGTTTCCGGCGTGCGGGGCGGCTGCGGAACATGGCGGGCGCGGACCTGGCGGTGACGACGGGGATGCGGTTGCGGGAGTTCAGCTGCCTGCTGGACATGGAGGTGCCGCGCCCGTGCCCGGGGGCTGGGGCGGTTCCGGTGGCCCTGGGGGCGATCGCGAAGTACGGCTTTGCCCGGGTGGTGATGGTGCAGCAGGCGGTGTTGCGGTCGTTGGAGCTGTACCGCCGTACTGAGCGTGCCGCCCAGGTGGCGCGCAGTCATAGGGTGCTGTGGCGACGGCGCGCGGAACTGTTCGTGGTGGACGACGTAGATGAACGGCGGATGCGGGTGTCCGGGCTGCTCCATGGTCGTCGGCGGTCGTTCGAGGTGGTGGCGATGCCGGCGCCGCTGCGGCGGATCGCGGTGCTGGCGGGGGAGCGCGGGCTGGAGCCGCTGGGGTTGTTCGTGGGCCGGGGCGGTGGGGTGCTGTCGGCGTCGCGCTGGCAGCAGGTGTTCGATGCGGCGGCCAAGCGTGCCCGCGTGCTGTCGGAGGCGTGGGGCGGGGTGGAGATGCCGCGCAGGGTCCGGCTGCACGATCTACGCCATACGTTCGCGGTGTTCATACTGCGGCTGTTGACGGAGCAGGTCGTTGAGGACGAGCGGCGCCGCCGGGAAGCGGGCGGATCAGGGGTGTGGCTCATGCAGCACGTGGCCCGGTCGCCGCTGCTGATTCTGCAGCGGCTGCTGGGGCATCGTGATCCGCGGTCCACGATGAAGTATCTGCGCTACCTGGAGGACGTGAGCGCGATCGTGGCGCGGGCGGTGGAGGAGTGGACGCGGGAGGACCGCACGTTCGCCGACTACGCCTTGTTGTGTGCCGGCCGGGACGGCGGTGGTGTGTGA